A genomic window from Nicotiana sylvestris chromosome 11, ASM39365v2, whole genome shotgun sequence includes:
- the LOC138881616 gene encoding uncharacterized protein, translated as MTKFFKKWHIKRILSTPYHPADNGQAECSNKTILNILKKKLEDAKGLWPELLPKVLWAYRTTPKTSTGETPCSLVYDTDVVIPVEVGEPRLRYSNESGPSNDESRLQDLNEVEEQKDMAHIRIVAQKQQGEKYYNKKAKVRPLRVGDYVLKAKTQVAKDPNEGKLGTNWDGPYKITATASKRAFQLETMERKLLQNNWNVARLKYFHF; from the coding sequence ATGACTAAGTTCTtcaaaaaatggcacatcaagcggatactctccacgccatatcacccCGCCGACAACGGTCAAGCGGAATGCTCCAATAAAACAATATTGAACATATTAAAGAAAAAGCTCGAGGACGCCAAAGGGCTATGGCCGGAACTGCTACCAAAGGTGTTATGGGCCTACCGCACAACGCCGAAAACCAGCACGGGTGAGACGCCGTGTTCACTGGTCTACGACACTGACGTAGTCATACCTGTTGAGGTAGGGGAACCTAGGCTGAGATACTCTAATGAGAGTGGACCAAGCAACGACGAAAGCAGATTACAAGACCTGAATGAGGTCGAAGAACAAAAGGATATGGCACACATAAGGATAGTGGCCCAAAAACAACAAGGAGAAAAGTACTATAATAAGAAGGCCAAAGTACGACCACTTAGAGTCGGGGACTACGTGCTAAAAGCCAAAACACAAGTGGCGAaagacccgaatgaagggaaattgggaacaaactgggacggGCCATATAAAATCACAGCAACAGCAAGCAAAAGAGCGTTCCAATTAGAAACAATGGAAAGAAAGCTACTGCAAAATAACTGGAATGTCGCCCGCctcaagtacttccacttctGA